One Capsicum annuum cultivar UCD-10X-F1 chromosome 2, UCD10Xv1.1, whole genome shotgun sequence genomic window carries:
- the LOC107857659 gene encoding protein LSD1, which translates to MQSQLVCSGCRTILLYPRGATNVCCAVCNVLTPVPPPGMEMAQLICGGCRTLLMHPRGATSVRCACCHTVNLVPGPNQFAHVNCGNCRTMLMYPCGAPSVKCAICHCITHISAVDGRVPVPMHTSNGGVTSSAGPSSSTATARSQNQTVVVQNPMSLDESGKLVSNVVVGVTTTT; encoded by the exons ATGCAGAGTCAGTTGGTGTGCAGTGGGTGTAGGACAATTCTTCTTTATCCTAGAGGAGCTACTAATGTCTGCTGTGCAGTGTGCAATGTCCTCACCCCTGTCCCACCTCCTG GAATGGAAATGGCTCAACTGATATGTGGAGGCTGTCGCACCTTATTGATGCATCCACGTGGGGCAACGAGTGTGAGATGCGCTTGCTGTCATACGGTGAACCTTGTGCCAG GTCCTAACCAATTTGCTCATGTCAACTGTGGGAACTGTCGTACTATGCTGATGTATCCGTGCGGAGCTCCATCAGTTAAATGTGCCATATGCCACTGTATCACACACATTAGT GCCGTAGATGGAAGAGTCCCAGTTCCTATGCACACCTCTAATGGTGGTGTGACATCCTCCGCTGGACCCTCTTCTTCAACA GCTACAGCCCGTTCACAGAATCAAACCGTGGTCGTCCAGAATCCTATGTCTTTAGATGAAAGTGGCAAGTTG GTGAGCAATGTTGTTGTTGGTGTGACAACGACGACTTAG